The Candidatus Bathyarchaeota archaeon genome segment ATTACCATATTACCACCAAAAGCAAAGGGGGTATCGATGAATCTCTTTCCAGTTTCAGTCAATTCAAAAGCTTTATTCATAGCCTTTTTACCATTTAGAAAGAATCTCCACCATACCTCTTTATCTTTAAAGTAAGGAGAACCATGAGATTGCAGGTATACGCCAGCTTTAGCTAAAACCTTTCTGCCATGGAATTCCTTCGCCAGTTTTTCAATAGCCTTCCCTAAAAAGCCCTCATCCAGAATTATCTCATCATCATCGAGTAAGATGAAATCTTCAAATCCTAGAATTGAAGGGATCAAAATGCATGCATTTCTGACTTGAGAGTATCCATCCAAGTTCAAAACTTTTTTTATTCCCTCATCCTCGATACGCTTATAGATTCTTTCCATAGTTGATGGAAACACTGGTATAATCCTATAATTTAGAACTATGTGATTTAGCATATCGAATATTTTTTTCTCCAGATCTTCTTGGATATCCATACTTGTTGGAACTATTATTAGAATAAGATCAAATGAACCTTTGATTTTATTCAGGCTTTCAAGACATCTCTGAAGCGTTCCTTCCCCATCTAGAGAAGTCGGATGGTCGAAAACCAAATCACCATCATTCCAATCCCCACTTGCCCTAGTCCAATATGTAGGAATGACTACCGCTCGCCTCACATTCGATTCCTCTTTTTGATTTTGAACATTAAATAATCATATACCCCTGGGAATAAATTCTTAAACTTTACAAGCAGACGGACTAATGTAATCAATAATTAGTATTGAAAGATTCCAGAATGCGATGTGGGATTTCCGCACATATTTACCATCAAAAATTACCACGAACACGATTTATTAAAATGGCATAATGAGATTGAAGGAGAAAATATAACGAGTCCTTATGAATATTAATTCAAAGGGATAAGCAGATAAAAAGAGAAATTCATATCTTATTATCATGCACCTTAAAGGTATCGACAAATTAAAAGAGAAGCTTCCTGCGTATCATGGTAAAAGAATTATCTTTATTCCTGTAACTATGGCCGTTTTCTTTACGGTAGGTTTTTCCCTCGCTCTCCTGTTGGATATTCTGCCTCGCATCCTTCCAAATAATGAAATTCTTTATCTTCTTGAACCCACTCTGCCCATTCTTGGACCTGTATTCTTACTAAGTATTGGATTATTTTTGGTCTCTAATGTTTGGAGTAGGAGAGACAAACTACTTAAGCAGTCGAAAGAGCTTGCCTATCAAAGGGGAATCATTTTTGGAATCATCGGAATTCCCCTTATTTTCTCAGCTGGCATCCATACTTATGCCCCGATCGAGATGCTCCTGTTAAAATCCCCTATCAATCCAACGACCTCTGAACTCTCCTATTCTCTCTTAACAATGATTCCTAGCTGGACATCTTTCGAGCTGTACGTTCGTATTCTGGTAAGCCTCCCCTTTCTCATAGCGGGCCTACTTACAATACGCCAAGCGCTCCTAACATTCGGCATTGATTATATGATGGTGGTTTACGTGTATTATCCAAAAGAGTCTAAGCTGCAAGAACATCGTATCTACTCGGTACTTCGCCATCCAACCTATTTTGGCCTTATCCTAATCGTAGCTGGTGGTTTTCTTTATAGGTTCTCGTTTTATTCCATGATATCCTTTTTCTTGCTAGTGATCGGTATGCTCTGTCATTTAATGTTTGTAGAGGAAAAGGAACTCATAGAACGGTTTGGTGAATCTTACTTGAATTACAGGAAGCAAGTTCCCGCTCTTCTAATCAAACCTAGTAAAATAGGATCGTTCATCAGGTTCATTCTCGATATCAAATAGAAGAATTCAATCGCCTACGAACTGAAAAGTGAACGAAATTCTAAGAGAATTTTTCATTTTAGAACTCGATAGATATGTATAGTCAGTATGTTGTAATTAAGAATTGGCACTGAAAGCTTCTAGGATGAGGAGTGGGATTTCAGCACATGAAGTTAAATTTTCATAAATGTTTGGGATTTGAAATTGAGATTAAAATCCCGCCCGGGGCTCCACACCATAAGTATAAAAGCCCTTTCCTACTATGGTATCCTGTTGAACGTTGGATTCTGCGATAGACATTCACGGCTTTGAAAAAAGACTGCATTCGGCTGAGCGGTTAGTCAGCTTAAGCAATCCCATAACTGCAAAGAAATCCGAGTTGATCAAGCGGTTCGAAGATTACTGCTTTCTCTGAAGGCTTAAGCAAAGGAAGAGCGGCAAAGTACGTTTTTACTTCAAGGAAGCTTGCAGAGAGACTTGAAAAAGATTTCGACAAGGCAAGCAAGCGCGCGCTATAAAATTAGATCGTTGCATAACTTTAATTTTTAATCAGAATTTTTATATTATACCAATGAAAATCAAGTAAACACATCAATATATTTTGAAATCTTCCTAAGAATACGAGGTTTCCTGTTTGGATCTATGGAACATTGTGGTAAATGTCGTGCTTCTAGCGTTATTTATAGCAGTTTTAGATCGATCTAGTTATGCTGTTATTACTGGAGCATATGATATCTCAAAATTAACTAAGTTAGGTTATAGTAGTATTGGATTTATCTACGTTGCTTTCTTGACGTCGCTTCCAGAAGCAACAGTTTCATTGTTTGCTATTCCCAAAGGCGAGGTTGGAATTGCTATTGGAAACGTATTTGGATCTAACATTGC includes the following:
- a CDS encoding isoprenylcysteine carboxylmethyltransferase family protein, with protein sequence MHLKGIDKLKEKLPAYHGKRIIFIPVTMAVFFTVGFSLALLLDILPRILPNNEILYLLEPTLPILGPVFLLSIGLFLVSNVWSRRDKLLKQSKELAYQRGIIFGIIGIPLIFSAGIHTYAPIEMLLLKSPINPTTSELSYSLLTMIPSWTSFELYVRILVSLPFLIAGLLTIRQALLTFGIDYMMVVYVYYPKESKLQEHRIYSVLRHPTYFGLILIVAGGFLYRFSFYSMISFFLLVIGMLCHLMFVEEKELIERFGESYLNYRKQVPALLIKPSKIGSFIRFILDIK